In a single window of the Rhizoctonia solani chromosome 16, complete sequence genome:
- a CDS encoding condensation domain protein encodes MARVLSHLSEQNDVIFGQVVSGRTLPGAEEVIGPVFNTIPCHIDLSLYRTYGDLLRGIQGANNEASHTSMRRYGQSNESWDRTQLTTPPAYRPYGIHLITMKGRDKDPGSNLKYGLNIELHQSSSGFTIRASCSAAVMNQAKLGELLSEFKYVLHQITMNPSSLIHIRHNSRPDSIKPSGDPKFQPLPQPKQPISLHIIKFRDLLVTFTKIPASNIRPCSQLATLGLDSISSIQLTSMAKRAGIKLSAADVARSTTLADVATIIAKNSEMPEPANKKSAPLLSPPLLEGHVIAQVRQTLPLAYKMLGGWRFQHAFTFKVAPFVDSPRLHQSWNKLVERHAILRTVFTVLGDQNILCVLKPGSISAPWNEVIVDGAIGDLEEVGKIARRTVSDPPSLRNGPAARLTYMRGKEGDYLILEMHHVLYDAWSFNMILRDLEDIYLGKALPERNDIGRLVNSIASRENIQEQRTYWETALQGFEPSMAEPPTNAPSGAYSSFSLMAIGKFVKRTPTPLLLSLGALQGAAAIRPRLSRTARLFTSGLAATGICLSALSLARIIFPKLLPQMLVRTAYSATSVQARRSSNGERGVVFGLLHNGRGLDGIDDIPAPCINVLPVYVHSPLGQNVSVVAQSLQTDLRLRSPAVQQSRLRDVGVWVGAPGKPLFHYFVNMLKVPSTSDGDETSASILERIKDDCMIEVFFDSKRDSIGMEVTCKSGVLSQEQAQELALEWRNEVLNVFRSQPTVA; translated from the exons ATGGCCAGGGTTTTGTCGCATCTATCGGAGCAGAACGATGTGATTTTTGGTCAAGTAGTTTCTGGGAGAACCCTTCCTGGCGCAGAGGAAGTGATTGGACCAGTATTT AACACGATCCCTTGTCATATTGATCTGTCGCTATATCGGACTTATGGAGACTTATTGCGTGGAATCCAAGGCGCCAACAACGAAGCCTCTCATACCAGCATGCGTCGCTACGGTCAATCCAACGAGAGCTGGGA CCGGACAcagctcacaaccccaccAGCCTACCGCCCATATGGGATCCACTTGATCACAATGAAAGGAAGAGACAAAGACCCAG GCTCCAATTTGAAGTATGGACTCAACATCGAGCTTCACCAAAGCTCTTCTGGCTTCACGATCCGTGCCTCTTGTTCTGCGGCTGTCATGAACCAGGCGAAGCTTGGGGAACTACTTTCCGAATTCAAATATGTCCTTCATCAAATAACTATGAATCCATCTAGCCTCATCCACATCCGACACAACTCTCGTCCAGACTCGATAAAGCCTAGTGGTGATCCAAAATTCCAACCCCTCCCTCAACCCAAGCAACCCATATCACTGCATATA ATTAAATTTAGGGACCTGCTCGTTACATTCACTAAAATCCCTGCTTCTAACATCCGGCCATGCTCCCAACTCGCCACGCTAGGGCTGGATTCAATATCTTCCATTCAACTTACGAGTATGGCCAAGCGTGCCGGAATCAAACTGTCTGCCGCGGACGTTGCTCGGAGCACCACCCTCGCAGATGTCGCTACGATCATCGCCAAAAATTCCGAGATGCCGGAACCCGCTAACAAGAAATCTGCACCGCTCCTGTCTCCTCCGCTTCTTGAGGGCCACGTTATTGCTCAGGTCCGTCAAACTCTACCCCTAGCCTACAAGATGCT TGGAGGATGGCGATTCCAGCATGCGTTTACTTTCAAGGTTGCACCGTTTGTAGATTCTCCCAGGCTACATCAATCATGGAACAAACTTGTTGAACGACATGCCATCTTGCGCACGGTCTTTACCGTTCTTGGCGATCAAAATATTCTATGCGTTCTTAAGCCCGGATCAATCTCAGCACCCTGGAACGAAGTAATTGTTGACGGGGCCATAGGCGATCTTGAAGAGGTTGGGAAAATCGCAAGAAGAACTGTTAGCGATCCTCCGTCACTTCGTAATGGGCCGGCCGCGAGGTTAACTTATATGCGcggaaaggaaggtgactaTTTGATTCTCGAGATGCACCATGTGTTATATG ATGCATGGAGTTTTAACATGATTCTGCGGGATCTAGAAGATATTTACCTTGGGAAAGCCCTCCCTGAGAGAAACGACATAGGTCGACTAGTGAATTCAATTGCCTCCCGAGAAAACATACAGGAGCAGAGGACCTATTGGGAAACTGCACTTCAGGGTTTCGAGCCGTCGATGGCGGAACCACCGACCAATGCTCCGTCTGGTGCATACTCCTCCTTCAGTTTGATGGCCATCGGAAAGTTTGTCAAGCGTACCCCTACACCACTGCTGCTTTCATTGGGAGCACTTCAAGGGGCCGCTGCCATTCGGCCACGCCTCTCTCGAACGGCCCGTTTATTCACAAGCGGTCTGGCAGCTACCGGTATCTGCCTCTCCGCTCTGTCTCTTGCTCGGATCATCTTCCCGAAACTGTTGCCCCAGATGCTCGTACGCACTGCGTATTCCGCGACCTC GGTTCAAGCAAGGCGCTCAAGCAATGGGGAGAGAGGTGTAGTTTTCGGGCTTCTACACAATGGACGCGGACTCGATGGTATCGATGATATTCCGGCCCCTTGTATCAACGTATTACCCGTCTACGTGCACAGTCCGTTGGGACAAAATGTCTCGGTTGTAGCGCAGTCTCTCCAGACAGACCTCAGATTACGCTCTCCCGCAGTACAGCAAAGCCGGCTCCGAGATGTAGGCGTATGGGTCGGAGCTCCTGGTAAACCACTGTTCCATTATTTCGTGAACATGTTGAAGGTTCCCTCTACAAGCGACGGAGATGAGACTTCGGCTAGTATTTTAGAGCGCATAAAG GACGACTGCATGATCGAGGTGTTCTTCGACAGTAAACGGGATAGCATAGGCATGGAAGTGACCTGCAAGTCTGGGGTCCTGAGTCAAGAACAGGCGCAAGAACTTGCTTTAGAATGGAGAAATGAGGTTCTGAATGTGTTCCGCTCGCAGCCCACTGTGGCTTGA
- a CDS encoding condensation domain protein — protein sequence MKTDTKLLAEFFRATPISTLLAVQREQKSIEFPLSPQKTGSLDTDQCSVAEIISRLSNTPLAQIRVDSNLLECGMDSLKISALARELRKLWPNSHVAVSDILADPVLSSVAALKQTSSREDEESGNLLHEFDRIWRPTAEGIFRPEDIEAVLPTFPVQQGVLFQALVSPTQYVQHFVYRIKEHVEISELNRAWSEVVRHHPILRTVFLVENTPMQVLLYPEAIQVPLVTRRQPLELETANFPSWFLGVEKNRISSEINSDLTTPTFRINIYETQGRFMVVSLSHTIYDGVAFPSLMKSLDSAIVGDHMSKAVPLQPLLESVYGSQESAQQFWIGKLGHLDHKLLSGRKPVRPQARFIRRVFSSVSFEAMQSACRMQQTTLQALGCASYALAGRDAFGWQDNAIFGIIRSGRSLPVEGVENAVVPLVSLVPFVLSESSMSSPDVLGKSQAELTSTLAFEHTPLGNIQRWLGVQSFFETLFSCRIEGGHEPYRSFKHCETKAPLTEFILSVEILATPTNTIEVRAGFTEELQSREIERLLSSVEYHFQLLSRGESIPSPDVEAAKISRQELLAVKSEDPIESSGKNDKLIQTLIISVASFLSTELDLVTHDTSLISLGLTSLKAVTLSRKLKDVGIFVSPIDIIQADSIDRLATKCKVLEDQTSQLGSAEQTQWFDALLQELAEGLDMTQLKLAEDDKLQFTGATALQSGMLSQTVSSDDRLYIHGFTFKLKPECSVEKLQSAWLQTIRDVSILRTSFVFCESAGRWGQVLHSELKLPWSEREFKEPSSALSQFISDLPLTEVHDLKTPPLYLCHFNVDNCDYLLVVLHHALYDGISLPLLFHMVRSIYHGVATPNPVSFHELVPRILIQEHFGTSYWAKKLTGASVFTFPRTQYVSECMAKLNGMQD from the exons ACCTCTCGCGCAGATAAGGGTGGACTCGAACTTACTCGAATGCGGAATGGATTCACTCAAAATCAGTGCACTCGCTCGAGAGCTTCGCAAGCTATGGCCCAACAGTCATGTTGCAGTGAGCGATATTCTTGCCGATCCTGTGCTCTCAAGTGTCGCCGCGCTGAAACAAACTTCGAGTCGGGAGGACGAGGAGTCTGGTAATTTACTTCACGAATTTGATCGAATATGGCGTCCTACAGCCGAGGGCATATTTCGACCTGAAGATATCGAAGCCGTACTTCCCACTTTTCCGGTTCAGCAAGGTGTCCTTTTCCAGGCCTTGGTGTCTCCTACGCAATATGTTCAACATTTCGTCTATCGTATCAAGGAACATGTTGAGATATCTGAATTGAATCGAGCATGGTCTGAAGTGGTTCGACATCATCCAATCCTTCG AACTGTGTTTCTGGTGGAAAATACTCCAATGCAGGTACTACTTTACCCAGAAGCTATACAAGTACCGCTGGTCACACGCCGTCAACCGCTTGAATTAGAAACTGCGAATTTTCCCTCCTGGTTCCTTGGGGTCGAAAAAAATCGTATCTCATCAGAGATTAATAGCGATTTGACGACCCCCACCTTCCGGATTAACATCTATGAAACACAAGGTCGTTTCATGGTCGTCTCACTGAGCCATACGATATATGATGGAGTTGCTTTCCCAAGTCTCATGAAAAGCTTAGACTCTGCCATTGTGGGAGATCATATGAGCAAGGCAGTCCCGCTCCAACCCCTACTCGAATCCGTCTACGGCTCACAAGAATCTGCTCAACAATTCTGGATTGGAAAACTCGGTCACTTGGATCACAAACTCCTGTCGGGTCGCAAACCCGTCAGGCCCCAAGCTCGATTTATTCGTCGGGTATTCTCGTCAGTTTCTTTCGAAGCAATGCAATCTGCCTGTCGTATGCAACAAACAACTCTACAGGCTCTTGGATGTGCGTCTTATGCGTTGGCTGGCCGCGACGCCTTTGGATGGCAGGATAACGCTATATTCGGT ATTATTCGGTCCGGGCGTTCTTTACCTGTGGAAGGGGTAGAAAATGCCGTTGTTCCCCTTGTATCTCTCGTCCCATTCGTTCTCTCCGAGTCCAGCATGTCTTCACCAGATGTGCTCGGCAAATCACAGGCCGAATTGACATCAACTCTAGCTTTTGAGCACACTCCTTTGGGAAATATCCAACGCTGGCTCGGCGTTCAGTCATTTTTTGAAACTCTTTTCTCCTGCCGAATAGAGGGAGGCCACGAGCCCTATAGATCATTTAAGCACTGCGAAACCAAGGCTCCATTAACAGAG TTCATTCTTTCTGTCGAGATATTGGCGACCCCAACTAATACTATCGAGGTCAGAGCTGGATTTACCGAGGAGCTCCAAAGCAGGGAGATTGAGCGCCTCCTCTCCAGCGTTGAATATCACTTCCAGTTGCTTTCCAGAGGCGAATCGATACCTTCGCCTGATGTcgaagccgccaagatttCTCGACAAGAACTACTTGCCGTTAAGTCCGAAGATCCCATAGAGTCTTCGGGAAAGAACGACAAACTGATCCAGACCTTGATTATTTCTGTGGCTTCATTCTTAAGCACCGAGCTCGATTTGGTTACACATGACACATCTTTGATTTCTTTGGGCTTGACTTCGCTCAAGGCTGTCACACTATCGCGAAAGCTCAAAGACGTTGGTATATTCGTCTCTCCCATCGATATAATCCAGGCCGATTCAATTGATCGACTTGCCACCAAATGCAAAGTATTAGAAGACCAGACCTCTCAGCTGGGTAGTGCTGAGCAGACTCAATGGTTCGACGCTCTTCTTCAAGAGTTAGCTGAGGGTTTGGATATGACACAACTGAAGCTCGCGGAGGATGACAAGCTACAGTTTACTGGTGCCACAGCATTGCAATCTGGAATGCTTTCTCAG ACTGTCAGTTCGGATGATCGGCTCTATATTCATGGGTTCACATTCAAACTCAAACCCGAGTGCTCTGTCGAAAAACTGCAATCAGCATGGCTCCAAACTATCAGAGATGTCAGTATTCTGCGTACCTCTTTCGTATTTTGCGAGAGTGCTGGGCGCTGGGGACAAGTTTTGCACTCAGAACTCAAACTTCCATGGAGCGAAAGAGAGTTCAAGGAGCCGTCCAGCGCACTTTCACAGTTTATTTCGGACCTCCCTCTCACCGAGGTTCATGATTTAAAGACACCTCCTCTATATCTCTGCCATTTCAATGTCGATAATTGCGACTATCTTCTGGTCGTTCTGCATCACGCCTTATACGATGGCATCTCTCTTCCCTTACTTTTCCACATGGTTCGATCTATCTACCACGGGGTAGCCACGCCAAACCCGGTTTCATTTCATGAGCTAGTTCCTCGGATTCTCATCCAAGAACACTTCGGGACCTCATATTGGGCTAAGAAGCTAACTGGAGCGAGCGTTTTTACTTTCCCTCGCACCCAATACGTCAGCGAATGCATGGCGAAGCTCAACGGAATGCAAGATTGA